From a single Girardinichthys multiradiatus isolate DD_20200921_A chromosome 17, DD_fGirMul_XY1, whole genome shotgun sequence genomic region:
- the LOC124883342 gene encoding leucine-rich repeat neuronal protein 3 → MKDVSLMDCLFIGLAMASLVVATEVRPDCPKLCMCEIRPWFSPTSVYMEVQTVDCNDVGLFSLPERLPLGTQVLLLQTNNVAKIDTPLDYLPNITEIDLSQNNLSSISDIHLGNLSQLVSLHLEENWIEELPGRCLSDLVNLQELYMNHNLISSISPKAFQGLSNLVRLHLNSNKLKVIKREWFEPMPNLEILMIGENPVLSIYDMNFKPLGNLRSLVLTRMNLSQLPDNALTGLDNLESISFYDNVFPEVPHSALKNVKNLKFLDLNKNPISRIQRGDFVDMLHLKELGINSMPELISIDSFALNNLPELTKIEATNNPKLSFIHPNAFYKLPRMETLMLNGNALSALHRITVESLPNLREVSMHSNPIRCDCVVRWMNMNKTNIRFMEPDSLYCVEPPEYEGQHVRQVHFREMMEICLPLISPESMPGHIKAHRGSSVSLHCRAFAEPEPDIYWITPSGTRILPNSMSDKFYMHPEGTFDIYDISENEAGVYTCVAHNLVGADLKSVSVEVNGYFPQLASGSLNVVIKAVGTNFILVSWKGQPGILAPNIKWYTLSDVNHPTSAFTTRVPSDVQLYNVSHLHPATQYKVCVDIRSIHYDHDTKCVKVTTKGLELAAKDTGKWDAALITVFGVLLAVVSLACLFFYASLRNRHFYGNIRRYDSKALLTPVEATDLHSFLTRLLDSGKGVPGGVEVKATVINVSDDAF, encoded by the coding sequence ATGAAGGACGTGTCATTAATGGATTGCCTCTTCATTGGGCTGGCTATGGCCTCTCTTGTTGTAGCCACTGAAGTGAGGCCTGATTGCCCGAAGCTTTGTATGTGTGAAATCAGACCCTGGTTTTCTCCAACTTCAGTGTACATGGAGGTGCAAACAGTGGACTGTAATGACGTGGGACTTTTCAGTCTGCCAGAACGATTACCACTGGGCACACAAGTTCTATTACTGCAAACAAACAACGTTGCCAAGATTGACACACCTTTGGATTACTTGCCCAATATCACAGAGATTGATTTATCACAAAACAACTTATCTTCTATCAGTGACATCCATTTGGGAAATCTTTCTCAGCTCGTATCCCTTCATCTTGAGGAAAACTGGATAGAGGAGCTACCTGGGCGATGCCTGTCCGATTTGGTCAATCTGCAGGAGCTCTACATGAATCACAATCTCATCTCTTCCATTTCCCCAAAGGCTTTCCAGGGCCTAAGTAATCTGGTGCGGCTCCATCTCAACTCTAACAAGCTGAAGGTTATTAAAAGAGAATGGTTCGAACCCATGCCGAACCTGGAGATCCTAATGATTGGTGAGAACCCAGTTCTTTCCATTTACGATATGAACTTCAAACCTCTAGGAAACCTCAGAAGTCTTGTTCTAACCAGAATGAACTTGTCTCAGCTTCCTGACAATGCGCTCACCGGGCTTGATAACTTGGAGAGCATTTCATTCTATGATAATGTTTTTCCAGAGGTTCCCCATTCCGccttaaaaaatgtcaaaaatctcAAGTTTTTGGATCTAAATAAAAACCCAATTTCCCGGATACAGAGAGGAGACTTTGTTGATATGCTCCATCTGAAAGAACTGGGGATTAACAGCATGCCAGAGCTAATTTCCATTGACAGTTTTGCTCTCAATAATCTGCCTGAACTAACCAAAATAGAAGCCACAAACAATCCTAAACTTTCCTTCATCCACCCCAACGCTTTCTACAAACTACCACGAATGGAGACTCTCATGCTAAATGGCAATGCTCTTAGTGCCCTCCACAGGATAACAGTGGAGTCTCTCCCAAATCTCAGAGAGGTCAGCATGCATAGCAACCCCATTCGGTGTGATTGTGTCGTCCGCTGgatgaacatgaataaaaccaacattcGCTTCATGGAGCCTGATTCGCTGTACTGCGTAGAGCCTCCGGAGTACGAGGGCCAACATGTTCGGCAGGTGCACTTCAGGGAGATGATGGAAATTTGCCTACCCCTAATATCCCCTGAAAGTATGCCGGGACACATCAAGGCACACAGAGGGAGCTCCGTGTCACTCCACTGTCGGGCCTTTGCTGAACCGGAACCCGACATCTACTGGATTACCCCGTCTGGTACCAGGATCCTGCCGAATTCCATGTCTGACAAATTCTACATGCACCCAGAGGGAACATTCGATATCTATGATATATCTGAAAATGAAGCCGGTGTTTACACCTGCGTCGCACATAATCTGGTCGGAGCTGACCTGAAATCTGTTTCAGTAGAGGTAAATGGATATTTTCCTCAACTTGCTAGTGGTTCCCTGAATGTTGTGATTAAAGCAGTGGGGACAAACTTCATCCTGGTTTCTTGGAAAGGCCAGCCAGGCATTTTGGCCCCCAACATTAAATGGTACACACTATCTGATGTGAACCATCCCACCTCAGCATTTACCACCAGGGTTCCCTCGGATGTTCAGCTTTACAACGTCTCTCATCTACACCCTGCCACTCAGTACAAAGTTTGTGTGGATATCCGCAGTATCCACTACGACCATGACACCAAATGCGTCAAGGTCACCACTAAGGGATTAGAGCTGGCAGCCAAGGACACTGGAAAATGGGATGCAGCACTAATCACCGTCTTTGGAGTGCTCTTGGCAGTGGTTTCATTGGCATGCCTGTTTTTTTATGCGTCTCTGAGGAACCGCCACTTTTATGGGAATATAAGGAGATACGACTCCAAGGCTTTGCTTACACCAGTGGAAGCTACTGATCTGCACTCCTTCTTAACAAGGCTTTTGGATTCGGGTAAAGGTGTGCCAGGTGGAGTTGAAGTTAAAGCCACAGTCATAAATGTATCTGATGATGCCTTTTAA